One Azoarcus sp. DN11 DNA segment encodes these proteins:
- a CDS encoding EAL domain-containing protein has protein sequence MRADPLPAAREPGEAPPARKGMRLGLRGRYTLYGAALTTLVVVVMTASSYFNARTLAHGIAEGHLAQIAASVSERIERTLDLAHRELAALAEQPLLSNALLDSQGRDTYLRPFLARHTLPVSIDYNLVLTDYRGEPVAARKGPRSYRGEAWLSDRVLRGETYAAIDRRGTDAILRIAVPILFSATGTFEGALVFEANLSQWLLGAGSPFDLQDDGVIGVELAAGGEPLVKRAFSGESARLVTSSRTVKSGPPLSAPLQVKVSMDAEVFEQPIESLLIEHVGWGLIAILLVGAANSVLARAQTRRIEELAREAGVVALTGQARPGFSPGRFGNDEVGDLAASIVSLLEELKAHESELESLVEERTADLNRAQAIAHVGSWVYLPRTRKLELSAETRRLFALAAGRPLSWPILLEAVHVEDRAAVRRAWRRVIAGEAFDIEHRVVLDGEVRWVREIAERIVLPGEPPRCVGTVEDITVRRLTEARMREAMVVFSASSQGIMTMDAEGTITSVNPAFCRITGYAAEEVIGRPSAVFRSGRQDDAFHDAMWAALKTAGEWEGEIWNRRRSGESYPQWLTMSAVRGEGDGIIEYVALFSDITERKQHEDEIWRQANFDALTGLANRSLLYDRLDRALAHARRKGCKAGLLFLDLDGFKWVNDTLGHDVGDELLVEVACRLQKCVREQDTVARLGGDEFTIVVGDLRDTEDLRTVGDKVLGVLAEPIALGDTRHQISGSMGITVYPDDGEDVKILLRNADIAMYKSKQNGKNRFQFYAREMQSDAIRRMQIEADLRAALAQHEFTLEYQPIVAAGSGELFGAEALIRWSHPERGAVAPADFVPVAEDSGLIVPIGTWVLREAVRQMREWNQRGHVLPHLAVNVSGVQFRDPALPALIADVLDDHAVASGALTLEICESVMVDANSATEMRMRALKELGVDYSLDDFGTGFSSLSYLKRFPVDIVKIDRSFVRDCPDDRSDAHLVEAIINMAHSLDLKVVAEGVETQAQADFLRERDCDYLQGYLISRPLRAEAFEALLAPGGRGGSFRGELAMAG, from the coding sequence ATGCGCGCTGACCCGCTTCCGGCAGCCCGCGAGCCCGGCGAGGCACCGCCCGCGCGGAAAGGCATGCGGCTCGGGCTGCGCGGGCGCTACACGCTGTACGGCGCGGCACTGACGACGCTCGTCGTCGTGGTGATGACCGCCTCGTCGTACTTCAACGCGCGCACGCTCGCGCACGGCATCGCCGAGGGGCACCTCGCGCAGATCGCCGCCTCCGTGTCGGAACGCATCGAACGGACCCTGGATCTCGCGCATCGCGAGCTGGCAGCCCTGGCGGAACAGCCGCTGCTGTCGAATGCCCTGCTCGATTCGCAGGGCCGCGACACCTACCTGCGACCTTTCCTCGCCCGGCATACCTTGCCGGTCTCCATCGACTACAACCTGGTCCTGACCGACTACCGCGGCGAACCCGTCGCCGCCCGCAAGGGGCCGCGCAGCTACCGTGGCGAGGCGTGGCTGTCGGACCGGGTGCTGCGCGGCGAGACGTATGCGGCCATCGACCGGCGCGGCACCGACGCGATCCTGCGCATCGCGGTGCCGATCCTGTTCAGCGCCACCGGCACGTTCGAGGGCGCGCTGGTGTTCGAGGCCAATCTCAGCCAGTGGCTGCTCGGCGCCGGCTCGCCCTTCGATCTGCAGGACGACGGCGTGATCGGCGTGGAGTTGGCCGCCGGGGGCGAGCCGCTGGTGAAACGCGCCTTTTCCGGCGAATCCGCGCGGCTGGTGACGAGTTCGCGCACCGTGAAATCCGGGCCGCCGCTGTCCGCGCCGCTGCAGGTGAAGGTCAGCATGGACGCCGAGGTGTTCGAGCAGCCGATCGAGTCGCTGCTGATCGAGCATGTGGGGTGGGGCCTGATCGCGATCCTGCTGGTCGGGGCCGCGAACAGCGTGCTGGCGCGCGCGCAGACGCGCCGCATCGAGGAGCTGGCGAGGGAAGCCGGGGTGGTCGCGCTGACCGGGCAGGCGCGGCCGGGGTTCAGCCCGGGGCGCTTCGGCAACGACGAGGTCGGCGATCTGGCGGCCAGCATCGTGAGCCTGCTCGAGGAGCTGAAGGCGCACGAGAGCGAGCTGGAGTCGCTGGTCGAGGAGCGCACCGCCGACCTCAACCGCGCGCAGGCGATCGCGCACGTCGGCAGCTGGGTGTACCTGCCGCGCACGCGCAAGCTGGAACTGTCGGCCGAGACGCGCCGCCTCTTCGCGCTCGCCGCCGGCCGGCCGCTGTCGTGGCCGATCCTGCTCGAGGCCGTGCACGTCGAAGACCGTGCCGCAGTGCGGCGGGCGTGGAGGCGGGTGATCGCGGGCGAGGCTTTCGACATCGAGCATCGCGTGGTGCTGGACGGCGAGGTCCGCTGGGTGCGCGAGATCGCCGAACGCATCGTGCTGCCGGGCGAGCCGCCGCGCTGCGTCGGCACGGTCGAGGACATCACCGTGCGCCGCCTGACCGAGGCGCGCATGCGCGAGGCGATGGTCGTGTTCTCGGCGTCGAGCCAGGGGATCATGACGATGGATGCCGAAGGCACGATCACGTCGGTGAATCCTGCCTTCTGCCGTATCACCGGGTACGCGGCCGAGGAAGTCATCGGTCGCCCGTCCGCCGTGTTCCGCTCCGGGCGCCAGGACGACGCCTTCCATGACGCGATGTGGGCAGCGCTGAAGACTGCTGGCGAGTGGGAGGGCGAGATCTGGAACCGGCGCCGCAGCGGCGAGAGCTACCCGCAGTGGCTGACGATGTCGGCGGTGCGCGGCGAGGGGGACGGCATCATCGAATACGTCGCGCTGTTCAGCGACATCACCGAGCGCAAGCAGCACGAGGACGAGATCTGGCGGCAGGCGAACTTCGATGCGCTGACCGGGCTCGCGAACCGCAGCCTGCTGTACGACCGCCTCGACCGTGCGCTGGCGCACGCGCGCCGCAAGGGCTGCAAGGCAGGACTGCTGTTCCTCGATCTCGATGGCTTCAAGTGGGTGAACGACACGCTCGGTCACGATGTCGGTGACGAGCTGCTGGTCGAGGTCGCGTGCCGCCTGCAAAAGTGCGTGCGCGAGCAGGACACGGTGGCGCGCCTGGGCGGCGACGAGTTCACGATCGTCGTCGGCGACCTGCGGGACACCGAGGACCTGCGCACGGTGGGCGACAAGGTGCTGGGGGTGCTGGCCGAGCCGATCGCGCTGGGTGACACGCGCCACCAGATCTCGGGGAGCATGGGCATCACGGTGTACCCGGACGACGGCGAGGACGTGAAGATCCTGCTGCGCAACGCCGACATCGCGATGTACAAGTCCAAGCAGAACGGCAAGAACCGCTTCCAGTTCTACGCGCGCGAGATGCAGTCCGACGCGATCAGGCGCATGCAGATCGAGGCGGACCTGCGCGCGGCGCTCGCGCAGCACGAGTTCACCCTCGAATACCAGCCCATCGTCGCGGCCGGCAGCGGCGAGCTGTTCGGCGCCGAGGCGTTGATCCGCTGGTCGCATCCCGAGCGGGGAGCGGTGGCGCCCGCGGATTTCGTGCCGGTGGCCGAGGATAGCGGCCTGATCGTGCCGATCGGGACCTGGGTGCTGCGCGAGGCGGTGCGCCAGATGCGCGAATGGAACCAGCGCGGCCATGTCCTGCCGCATCTGGCCGTGAACGTGTCGGGCGTGCAGTTCCGCGATCCGGCACTGCCGGCGCTGATCGCGGACGTGCTGGACGATCATGCCGTGGCGTCGGGCGCGCTGACGCTGGAAATCTGCGAATCGGTGATGGTCGATGCGAACAGCGCCACCGAGATGCGCATGCGCGCGCTGAAGGAGCTGGGCGTCGACTATTCGCTGGACGACTTCGGCACGGGCTTCTCGTCGCTGTCCTACCTGAAGCGCTTCCCGGTCGACATCGTGAAGATCGACCGCAGCTTCGTGCGCGACTGTCCCGACGACCGCAGCGACGCGCACCTGGTCGAGGCGATCATCAACATGGCGCACAGCCTCGACCTCAAGGTCGTCGCCGAGGGCGTCGAGACGCAGGCGCAGGCGGATTTCCTGCGCGAACGCGACTGTGACTACCTGCAGGGCTACCTGATCTCGCGGCCGCTGCGCGCCGAGGCCTTCGAGGCGCTGCTGGCGCCGGGCGGGCGCGGCGGCAGCTTCCGGGGCGAGCTCGCGATGGCGGGGTGA
- the alr gene encoding alanine racemase yields MRPARALIDLDALRHNYHLARGRHGGRALAVVKANAYGHGAVECARALAPEVDGFAVAFLEEALELREAGIEQPILLLEGIFDADELDAVVRHDLWMVVHHAEQIRIIDHAKPALPLDVWLKVNSGMNRAGFLPHELRAAWQRLKDNGRVGSITLMTHFARADEPHVLATSEQVAAFDAATRDLPGPRSLANSGAILGWPDAHRDWARPGILLYGADPMPGEPNGLRPVMTLESAIMAIREIPAGAPLGYGARFHAERPTRVGLVAMGYADGYPRTAPNGTPVAVDGIRTRLIGRVSMDMLTVDITDLPEARLGSRVELWGNNVPVNRIAEGAHTIAYELLCNVKRVRFEYTG; encoded by the coding sequence ATGAGACCCGCCCGCGCCCTGATCGATCTCGACGCCCTGCGTCACAACTACCACCTCGCACGCGGCCGCCACGGCGGCCGGGCCCTCGCCGTCGTCAAGGCCAACGCCTACGGCCACGGCGCCGTCGAATGCGCACGCGCCCTCGCCCCCGAAGTCGACGGTTTCGCCGTTGCCTTCCTCGAGGAAGCGCTGGAACTGCGCGAGGCCGGCATCGAGCAGCCCATCCTGCTGCTCGAAGGCATCTTCGACGCCGACGAACTCGACGCCGTCGTGCGCCACGACCTGTGGATGGTCGTGCACCACGCCGAGCAGATCCGCATCATCGACCACGCGAAGCCGGCGCTGCCGCTCGACGTGTGGCTCAAGGTCAACAGCGGCATGAACCGCGCCGGCTTCCTGCCGCACGAGTTGCGCGCCGCGTGGCAGCGCCTCAAGGACAACGGCCGCGTCGGCAGCATCACGCTGATGACCCACTTCGCGCGCGCCGACGAACCGCACGTGCTCGCGACCTCCGAGCAGGTCGCCGCCTTCGACGCCGCGACGCGCGACCTGCCGGGCCCCCGCAGCCTCGCCAACTCGGGCGCGATCCTCGGCTGGCCCGATGCGCACCGCGACTGGGCGCGCCCGGGCATCCTGCTGTACGGCGCCGATCCCATGCCGGGCGAACCGAACGGGCTGCGCCCGGTGATGACGCTCGAAAGCGCGATCATGGCGATCCGCGAGATTCCCGCCGGCGCACCGCTCGGCTACGGCGCACGCTTCCACGCCGAGCGCCCGACGCGCGTCGGCCTCGTCGCGATGGGCTACGCCGACGGTTACCCGCGCACGGCGCCCAACGGCACGCCGGTCGCCGTCGACGGCATCCGCACGCGCCTGATCGGCCGCGTGTCGATGGACATGCTCACCGTCGACATCACCGACCTGCCCGAGGCGCGGCTGGGCAGCCGCGTCGAACTGTGGGGCAACAACGTCCCGGTCAATCGCATCGCCGAGGGCGCGCACACGATCGCCTACGAGCTGCTGTGCAACGTCAAGCGCGTGCGCTTCGAATACACCGGCTGA
- a CDS encoding D-amino acid dehydrogenase, whose product MRVLVLGSGVVGTTTAYYLARSGAEVTVIDRQPAPALETSYANAGQVSPGYSTPWAAPGIPLKAIKWLFQRHAPLALRADGSLYQLRWMAEMLRNCTASRYAVNKERMMRLSEYSRDVLRELRADTGIRYEERTRGTLQLFRSQAQVDAAARDIEVLQECGVPFEVLDRDALAGAEPALAAVRDKLAGGLRLPNDETGDCQLFTTRLAAKARELGVEFRFGQDIREVLTGGGDVIGVQVGDEVLAADHYVLALGSYSRQMLKPLGLDLPVYPLKGYSLTVPLVDAAKAPVSTVLDETYKIAITRFDDRIRVGGMAELAGFDLSLNPRRRATLEMVVGDLFPGGGDLPAAEFWTGLRPMTPDGTPIVGETAYPQLYLNTGHGTLGWTMACGSGQLVADLVTGKQPAIRHRDLGLARYGKVAASRSQGLNLSPVA is encoded by the coding sequence ATGCGCGTTCTCGTCCTCGGCAGCGGCGTCGTCGGCACCACCACCGCCTACTACCTCGCCCGCAGCGGCGCCGAGGTCACGGTCATCGACCGCCAGCCCGCCCCGGCGCTCGAGACCAGCTACGCCAACGCCGGCCAGGTCTCGCCCGGCTACTCGACCCCGTGGGCCGCGCCGGGCATCCCGCTGAAGGCGATCAAGTGGCTGTTCCAGCGCCACGCGCCGCTCGCGCTCCGCGCCGACGGCAGCCTCTACCAGCTGCGCTGGATGGCCGAGATGCTGAGGAACTGCACCGCGAGCCGCTACGCCGTGAACAAGGAACGCATGATGCGCCTGTCCGAGTACAGCCGCGACGTGCTGCGCGAGCTGCGCGCCGACACCGGCATCCGCTACGAGGAACGCACGCGCGGCACGCTGCAGCTCTTCCGCAGCCAGGCCCAGGTCGACGCCGCGGCGCGCGACATCGAGGTGCTGCAGGAATGCGGCGTGCCCTTCGAAGTGCTCGACCGCGACGCGCTCGCCGGCGCCGAGCCGGCGCTCGCCGCAGTGCGCGACAAGCTCGCCGGGGGATTGCGCCTGCCCAACGACGAGACCGGCGACTGCCAGCTGTTCACCACGCGGCTCGCCGCGAAGGCGCGCGAACTGGGCGTTGAGTTCCGCTTCGGTCAGGACATCCGCGAAGTGCTGACGGGCGGCGGCGACGTCATCGGCGTGCAGGTCGGCGACGAAGTGCTCGCAGCCGACCACTACGTGCTCGCGCTCGGCAGCTATTCGCGCCAGATGCTGAAGCCGCTGGGCCTCGACCTGCCCGTGTATCCGCTGAAGGGCTACTCGCTCACGGTGCCGCTCGTCGACGCCGCGAAGGCGCCGGTGTCGACCGTGCTCGACGAGACCTACAAGATCGCGATCACCCGCTTCGACGACCGCATCCGCGTCGGCGGCATGGCCGAGCTCGCCGGCTTCGACCTCTCGCTCAACCCGCGCCGCCGCGCGACGCTGGAAATGGTCGTCGGCGACCTCTTCCCCGGCGGCGGCGACCTGCCCGCCGCGGAATTCTGGACCGGCCTGCGCCCGATGACGCCGGACGGCACCCCGATCGTCGGCGAAACCGCCTATCCGCAGCTCTACCTCAACACCGGCCACGGCACCCTGGGCTGGACGATGGCCTGCGGTTCGGGGCAGCTCGTCGCCGATCTGGTCACCGGCAAACAGCCGGCGATCCGTCATCGCGATCTGGGACTCGCGCGTTATGGCAAAGTAGCGGCTTCCCGCTCCCAAGGCCTTAATCTCTCTCCCGTCGCATGA
- a CDS encoding winged helix-turn-helix transcriptional regulator, with the protein MRELDRIDRKILDLLQKDGRISMTDLAAKIGLSATPCTERVRRLEREGVITGYHAHVNPHALGKNLLVFVEIKLSAKSGEVFDRVKRELSFVPEVMECHLVSGDFDYLVKARITEMGEYRRLLGNILLKLPSAAESRSYVVMEELKETLYIPAE; encoded by the coding sequence ATGCGCGAACTCGACCGCATCGACCGCAAGATCCTCGATCTGCTGCAGAAGGACGGCCGGATTTCGATGACCGATCTGGCGGCGAAGATCGGCCTGTCGGCGACCCCGTGCACGGAGCGCGTGCGGCGGCTGGAGCGCGAGGGGGTCATCACCGGCTACCACGCGCACGTGAATCCGCACGCGCTGGGCAAGAACCTGCTGGTGTTCGTCGAGATCAAGCTGTCGGCGAAGTCCGGCGAGGTCTTCGACCGGGTGAAAAGGGAGCTGAGCTTCGTGCCCGAGGTGATGGAGTGCCACCTCGTGTCGGGCGACTTCGACTATCTCGTGAAGGCGCGCATCACCGAGATGGGCGAGTACCGGCGCCTGCTCGGCAACATCCTGCTCAAGCTGCCGTCGGCGGCGGAGTCGCGCAGCTACGTCGTGATGGAGGAGCTGAAGGAGACGCTGTACATCCCCGCCGAATGA
- a CDS encoding EF-hand domain-containing protein: MNSPAHSLAATLLVLALATPLAATAQSRIPSLDREDHLGEVGRAARQKAIERFDSIDTNKDGKLSREEVSSHPYLSENFDRLDKNHDGFIDWEEFIGHDRWKKE, from the coding sequence ATGAATTCCCCAGCACACTCCCTCGCCGCCACCCTGCTCGTGCTCGCGCTAGCGACTCCCCTGGCCGCGACGGCCCAGTCGCGCATCCCCTCGCTCGACCGCGAAGACCACCTCGGCGAAGTCGGTCGCGCCGCACGCCAGAAGGCCATCGAACGCTTCGACAGCATCGACACGAACAAGGACGGAAAACTTTCGCGCGAGGAGGTCAGCAGCCACCCCTACCTGAGCGAGAATTTCGACCGGCTCGACAAGAACCACGACGGCTTCATCGACTGGGAGGAATTCATCGGCCACGACCGCTGGAAAAAGGAATAG
- a CDS encoding porin, with protein sequence MRIRAKSAVLGRAVLAGALCALGLGQAQAVSFTQGDSTVDINGTINGFYSNRTAEVGGVKTTNSALTNGLLPGWINFVFTTKVEGLDIKAHVGFAPGINDKSSVVGLPTNPGCGGATGCDSPFSQIDTRNLYFQFGAPDWGTIKLGRDIGLFGQKIILSDMTLLGLGGNTFAATPFNTTFGMIGHGYMYTGFQPQITYTTPTLGGFSASAGIFDPNRFAGRETKDPGVQAMLNYDWKAGASTSGSLWAGLISQGTSGAGSFDARGYELGGKVGFGNFEAVAYGFDARGLGLSTVGALFFSPFEKTKGKGYFVQGTYKFGKTKVGLNYGENRDSDGLLTDTNKFRSATLGVYHSLNKYITLVAEYNREKGTGADVFPGDLKTRTISLGGILFF encoded by the coding sequence ATGAGGATTCGTGCGAAATCGGCGGTGTTGGGGCGAGCCGTGCTCGCCGGTGCGCTGTGCGCGCTCGGGCTGGGGCAGGCGCAGGCGGTGAGCTTCACGCAGGGCGACTCGACGGTCGACATCAACGGCACGATCAACGGCTTCTACTCGAACCGCACGGCCGAGGTCGGCGGCGTGAAGACGACGAACTCGGCGCTGACCAATGGCCTGCTGCCGGGCTGGATCAACTTCGTGTTCACGACCAAGGTCGAGGGTCTGGACATCAAGGCGCACGTCGGCTTCGCGCCGGGCATCAACGACAAGTCGAGCGTCGTCGGCCTGCCGACCAACCCGGGCTGCGGCGGCGCGACCGGCTGCGACAGCCCGTTCTCGCAGATCGACACGCGCAACCTGTACTTCCAGTTCGGCGCGCCCGACTGGGGCACGATCAAGCTCGGCCGCGATATCGGTCTCTTCGGCCAGAAGATCATCCTCTCGGACATGACGCTGCTGGGTCTGGGCGGCAACACCTTCGCCGCGACGCCGTTCAACACCACCTTCGGCATGATCGGCCACGGCTACATGTACACGGGTTTCCAGCCGCAGATCACCTACACGACGCCGACGCTGGGCGGCTTTTCGGCGTCGGCCGGCATCTTCGATCCGAACAGGTTTGCCGGCAGGGAGACCAAGGATCCGGGCGTCCAGGCGATGCTGAACTATGACTGGAAGGCGGGTGCGAGCACGAGCGGTTCGCTGTGGGCGGGCCTCATCAGCCAGGGCACGAGCGGCGCGGGCAGCTTCGACGCGCGCGGCTACGAGCTCGGCGGGAAGGTCGGCTTCGGCAACTTCGAGGCGGTGGCCTATGGCTTCGACGCGAGGGGGCTGGGCCTGTCGACGGTCGGCGCGCTGTTCTTCTCGCCCTTCGAGAAGACCAAGGGCAAGGGCTACTTCGTGCAGGGCACGTACAAGTTCGGCAAGACCAAGGTGGGCCTGAACTACGGCGAGAACCGCGACAGCGACGGCCTGCTGACCGACACGAACAAGTTCCGCTCCGCGACCCTGGGCGTGTATCACAGCCTGAACAAGTACATCACGCTGGTGGCCGAGTACAACCGCGAGAAGGGCACGGGCGCGGATGTGTTCCCGGGCGACCTGAAGACCCGCACGATCTCGCTGGGCGGCATCCTGTTCTTCTGA
- a CDS encoding sulfatase-like hydrolase/transferase, translated as MRVRKLLKPLAILVGCLLYAVPDWLTDEFGSVTIDQVLYHLRFGTEGLMTSDPELTRRFLWRAVALPVVLALVLWGLDEWVNHLRAHPDKWPVPWLRRGWYWLRVGMRRVGRVLVRMTRHGASRAIPLIVLGAGVAYFIDSFSLARYVRAYFGEDYFAGSYVDPVRVSIKRGKEQPKNLVLIYVESLENTYSDPALFGHDLLHRLNAYKGKPRVVSFDNYHEMRGAHFTIAGIVSTQCGLPLKSVALFGGNAQGEQIESYLPRARCLGDILASNGYTNVFLNGSSLAFAGVGKFFKDHHYNKVMGREEWVNEGARPELMSGWGLYDDDLFRNARGELDRLMKTKKPFNLTILTIDTHHPYGHLSATCERQGYADFEGIVECTAGQVADFIEYINAKGWSDRIAILVQGDHLAMGNTSYDKLVKNPNRRVYNLLIGADKKLVKNTDEVTHFDMLPTMLRALGFDVEGERAGLGYAAIGPAVVPRPADRIARMTEQLMNYSATYRALWELPTTQPAQAGGTPEGVVVTPVPVPPRAAVQRDIVRER; from the coding sequence ATGCGCGTTAGAAAACTGCTCAAACCTCTGGCGATCCTCGTCGGCTGCCTGCTGTATGCCGTCCCCGACTGGCTGACCGACGAGTTCGGTTCGGTGACGATCGATCAGGTGCTCTATCACCTGCGTTTCGGCACCGAAGGCCTGATGACCAGCGATCCCGAGCTGACGCGCCGCTTCCTGTGGCGTGCGGTGGCCTTGCCCGTCGTGCTGGCGCTGGTGCTGTGGGGGCTGGACGAGTGGGTGAACCACCTGCGCGCGCATCCCGACAAGTGGCCGGTGCCCTGGCTGCGGCGCGGCTGGTACTGGCTGCGCGTGGGCATGCGCCGCGTCGGGCGCGTGCTGGTGCGCATGACGCGGCACGGGGCGTCGCGCGCGATCCCGCTGATCGTGCTCGGGGCCGGCGTCGCCTATTTCATCGACAGCTTCTCGCTGGCGCGCTACGTGCGGGCCTACTTCGGCGAGGACTATTTCGCGGGTTCCTACGTCGATCCGGTGCGCGTGTCGATCAAACGCGGCAAGGAGCAGCCAAAGAACCTCGTGCTGATCTACGTCGAGAGCCTCGAGAACACCTATTCCGACCCCGCCCTGTTCGGGCACGACCTGCTGCACCGGCTCAACGCCTACAAGGGCAAGCCGCGCGTGGTGTCGTTCGACAACTACCACGAGATGCGCGGCGCGCACTTCACGATCGCCGGCATCGTGTCGACGCAGTGCGGGCTGCCGCTGAAGTCGGTGGCGCTGTTCGGCGGCAATGCGCAGGGCGAGCAGATCGAAAGCTACCTGCCGCGCGCGCGCTGCCTCGGTGACATCCTCGCGAGCAACGGCTACACCAACGTCTTCCTCAACGGCTCCAGCCTCGCCTTCGCCGGGGTCGGCAAGTTCTTCAAGGATCACCATTACAACAAGGTGATGGGGCGCGAGGAGTGGGTGAACGAGGGTGCGCGGCCCGAGCTGATGAGCGGATGGGGGCTGTACGACGACGACCTCTTCCGCAATGCGCGCGGCGAGCTCGACCGGCTGATGAAGACGAAGAAGCCCTTCAACCTGACGATCCTGACGATCGACACGCACCACCCCTACGGCCACCTGTCGGCGACCTGCGAGCGGCAGGGCTATGCGGATTTCGAGGGCATCGTCGAATGCACCGCCGGGCAGGTCGCGGACTTCATCGAGTACATCAACGCCAAGGGCTGGTCGGACCGCATCGCGATCCTCGTGCAGGGCGACCATCTCGCGATGGGCAACACCTCGTACGACAAGCTCGTGAAGAATCCGAACCGGCGCGTGTACAACCTGCTGATCGGCGCCGACAAGAAGCTCGTGAAGAACACCGACGAGGTCACGCACTTCGACATGCTGCCGACGATGCTGCGAGCGCTCGGCTTCGACGTCGAGGGCGAGCGGGCCGGGCTCGGCTACGCGGCGATCGGTCCGGCCGTCGTGCCGCGGCCGGCGGACCGCATCGCCCGGATGACCGAGCAGCTGATGAACTACAGCGCGACCTACCGGGCGCTGTGGGAGCTGCCCACCACGCAGCCCGCTCAGGCCGGCGGGACGCCCGAAGGCGTCGTGGTGACGCCGGTGCCGGTGCCGCCGCGCGCGGCGGTGCAGCGCGACATCGTGCGCGAGCGCTGA
- a CDS encoding cupin domain-containing protein, whose protein sequence is MPTQGNLFADLPPPGGDEAFDTLLERPGTRIERIVSHGHASPAGFWHDQAQTEWVIVIQGEATLAFEDGERRALSAGDWTTIAPHRRHRVESTGPATIWLAVHVDSR, encoded by the coding sequence ATGCCCACGCAAGGGAACCTGTTCGCCGACCTGCCGCCGCCCGGCGGCGACGAAGCCTTCGATACGCTGCTCGAACGCCCCGGCACGCGCATCGAGCGCATCGTCTCGCACGGCCACGCGAGCCCCGCGGGCTTCTGGCACGACCAGGCGCAGACGGAATGGGTGATCGTCATCCAGGGCGAGGCGACACTCGCGTTCGAAGACGGCGAGCGCCGGGCGCTGTCAGCGGGCGACTGGACGACGATCGCGCCGCATCGCCGCCACCGCGTCGAATCGACCGGGCCGGCGACCATCTGGCTCGCGGTGCACGTGGACTCGAGGTGA